In Phyllopteryx taeniolatus isolate TA_2022b chromosome 6, UOR_Ptae_1.2, whole genome shotgun sequence, one genomic interval encodes:
- the LOC133479796 gene encoding focal adhesion kinase 1-like isoform X10 yields MENNGCIPLCWSKGVCIYAQHPLPKYDGQLAPVRTSESGMATSSYLEPNLNHSAASGCGVKSRSGVSGGTGVGTSGSAGGLERTPGSLDRVLKIFHYFETNSEPSTWASNIRHGDATDVRGVIQKIAEIHKLRCVTSLGLRLTHLHTDARHWLHPDLGVCHVREKYEKQHPQEEWRYELRMRYFPKGYLSHFSEDKPSLNYLYHQVKSDYMQHIADQVDQEVALKLGCLEIRRFFREMPGNALDKKSNYELLEKDVGLRRFFPKSLLDSLKAKTLRKHIQQTFKQFANLNDEQSIHKFFEIISPIYHFDKECFKCALGSSWVISVELAIGPEEGISYLTDKGSMPTHLANFNQVQSIQYSPLEEKDRKGMLQLNVAGAPEPLTVTTASLTTAENMADLIDGYCRLFSSTSHSFIVRVHKEGDRALPSIPKVSNHERRMEKRMDGVRTRAVCVSGHNSGDETDDYAEIIDEEDTYTMPSTQDYEIQRDCIELGRCIGEGQFGDVHQGVYISPENPALSVAVKTCKNSTSDSVREKFLQEALTMRQFDHPHIVKLMGVITENPVWIIMELCTLGELRSFLQVRKYSLDLATLILYSYQLSTALAYLESKRFVHRDIAARNVLVSTVDCVKLGDFGLSRYMEDSSYYKASKGKLPIKWMAPESINFRRFTTASDVWMFGVCMWEILMFGIKPFQGVKNNDVIGRIENGERLAMPPQCPPTLYSLMTKCWSYDPSKRPRFNELKTQLSTILEEEKAQQKERNRMEMRRQVTVSWDSGGSDEAPPKPSRPGYPSPRSSEGYFPSAQHPGHYQMAGYPGPHTLPSVPSALYPPQAAVLETHHAHTHPRHHVHAHSHVQHLPQPHGQDMAHWGSAMEDRAIDTQLCVGQQCLLMEEQLMIQQQQMEEDQRWLEQEERLLKPENRSSRGSLDRDDGGLQPPTGNQHIYQPVGKAELVAPPKKPPRPGAQSQGCSLAGLNTADSYNDGVKLQPQEISPPPTANLDRSNDKVYENVTGLVKAVIEMSSKIQPAPPEEYVPMVKDVGLALRTLLATVDETLPQLPASTHREIEMAQKLLNSDLAELIGKMKLAQQYVMTSLQQDYKKQMLTAAHALAVDAKNLLDVIDQSRLKMMAQPRPH; encoded by the exons AATATGACGGCCAGTTAGCCCCAGTAAGAACATCTGAGTCAGGCATGGCAACGTCTTCCTACTTGGAGCCGAACCTTAATCACTCCGCAGCAAGTGGGTGTGGAGTGAAATCCCGCTCCGGGGTTTCCGGTGGAACTGGTGTTGGTACCAGCGGCTCTGCTGGCGGTCTTGAGCGGACTCCAGGTTCTCTGGACAGGGTTCTGAAGATCTTCCACTACTTTGAGACAAATAGTGAACCCAGCACCTGGGCGAGTAATATCAGACATGGAGATGCTACGGACGTCAGG GGCGTCATTCAGAAGATAGCCGAAATCCACAAATTGCGCTGTGTCACTTCACTTGGCCTGCGTTTAACCCATCTGCACACAGACGCACGTCATTGGTTACATCCTGACTTGGGAGTCTGTCATGTCAGGGAGAAATATGAGAAACAGCACCCACAAGAGGAGTGGAG GTATGAGCTACGAATGCGCTACTTTCCTAAAGGTTACCTCAGTCATTTCTCAGAAGACAAACCCTCGCTCAACTACCTCTATCACCAG GTAAAGAGTGATTACATGCAACATATCGCCGATCAAGTGGATCAAGAGGTTGCTTTGAAACTAGGCTGTCTCGAAATAAG GCGTTTCTTCAGAGAGATGCCAGGAAATGCGCTTGACAAGAAATCCAACTATGAACTCCTAGA gaAAGATGTTGGTTTGAGAAGGTTCTTCCCCAAAAGCCTGCTGGACTCTCTAAAG GCAAAGACGCTTCGTAAGCATATCCAGCAGACGTTTAAGCAGTTCGCCAACCTCAACGATGAGCAGAGCATCCACAAGTTTTTTGAAATCATCTCTCCCATCTACCACTTCGACAAGGAGTGCTTCAAATGTGCATTAGGG TCCAGCTGGGTCATATCAGTAGAGTTAGCAATCGGACCAGAGGAAGGAATCAGCTACCTCACAGACAAGGGCTCAATG CCCACCCATCTAGCTAACTTCAACCAGGTTCAGTCCATCCAGTATTCACCCTTGGAGGAAAAGGACAGGAAAGGCATGCTGCAGCTCAACGTAGCAGGAGCTCCGGAG CCTCTCACAGTCACGACAGCTTCGCTGACTACAGCGGAAAACATGGCTGACCTGATTGACGGTTACTGTCGACTCTTCTCCTCAACGAGTCACTCCTTCATCGTCAGAGTCCACAAAG AGGGCGATAGAGCGCTACCATCCATCCCAAA GGTATCAAATCACGAGAGGCGGATGGAAAAACGGATGGACGGCGTACGAACCAGAGCGGTTTGTGTGTCAG GGCACAATAGTGGCGATG AAACAGACGACTATGCTGAGATCATAGATGAGGAGGACACCTATACAATGCCTTCAA CACAGGACTATGAAATTCAACGGGATTGCATTGAACTGGGCCGCTGCATAGGTGAGGGTCAGTTTGGGGACgtccatcaaggagtctacatCAGCCCG GAAAACCCGGCATTGTCTGTGGCAGTAAAGACGTGTAAGAATTCAACATCGGACAGCGTCAGGGAGAAATTTCTCCAAGAAGCAT TAACCATGCGTCAGTTCGACCATCCTCACATTGTCAAGCTGATGGGCGTCATTACAGAGAATCCAGTCTGGATCATCATGGAGCTTTGCACACTTGGAGAG TTACGTTCTTTCCTGCAAGTGAGGAAGTACAGTCTAGACCTGGCCACTCTCATCCTGTACTCCTACCAGCTCAGCACGGCATTGGCCTACCTGGAGAGCAAACGCTTTGTGCACAG GGATATCGCAGCACGGAACGTCCTGGTATCAACTGTTGACTGTGTGAAGCTGGGTGACTTTGGTCTGTCAAGGTACATGGAAGACAGTTCTTACTACAAGG CATCGAAGGGTAAGCTTCCCATTAAATGGATGGCTCCTGAGTCTATCAACTTTAGAAGATTTACCACAGCCAGTGATGTCTGGATGTTTG GTGTCTGTATGTGGGAAATTCTGATGTTTGGCATCAAGCCTTTCCAAGGTGTAAAAAACAACGACGTCATTGGGAGGATAGAGAATGGCGAACGACTGGCCATGCCCCCTCAATGCCCTCCTACCCTGTACAGCTTGATGACCAAGTGTTGGTCGTATGATCCTAGCAAGAGGCCGCGCTTCAATGAACTGAAAACCCAGCTCAG TACCATACTAGAGGAGGAGAAGGCCCAACAGAAGGAGAGGAACAGGATGGAGATGAGGAGGCAGGTCACTGTATCTTGGGACTCGGGAGGGTCCGATGAAGCGCCGCCAAAG CCTAGTAGACCAGGATACCCCAGTCCCCGCTCCAGTGAAGGCTATTTCCCCAGTGCTCAGCACCCTGGCCACTACCAG ATGGCGGGTTACCCCGGCCCTCACACGCTCCCGTCAGTGCCCAGTGCCCTTTACCCGCCGCAGGCCGCCGTGCTGGAGACGCATCACGCGCACACGCACCCGCGCCACCATGTCCACGCACACTCACATGTACAGCACCTCCCTCAGCCTCATGGGCAGGACATGGCACATTGGGGGTCAGCTATGGAG gaCAGGGCAATAGACACGCAGCTGTGTGTAGGCCAGCAGTGCCTGTTAATGGAGGAACAGCTGATGATACAGCAGCAGCAGATGGAGGAGGATCAGAGGTGGCTGGAGCAGGAGGAAAGGCTGCTG AAACCGGAAAACAGAAGTTCCCGAGGTAGTCTGGACCGAGATGACGGAGGACTCCAGCCACCA acGGGAAACCAACACATATACCAGCCCGTTGGCAAAGCAG AGCTTGTGGCCCCCCCAAAGAAACCACCACGACCTGGGGCCCAGAGCCAAGGGTGCAGTCTGGCCGGTCTGAACACTGCAGACAGCTACAATGACGGAGTGAAG CTACAGCCCCAAGAGATCAGCCCCCCTCCCACCGCCAATCTGGACCGCTCCAACGACAAGGTGTACGAGAACGTGACGGGCTTGGTCAAAGCTGTGATCGAGATGTCGAGCAAGATTCAGCCAGCTCCTCCCGAGGAGTACGTTCCCATGGTCAAG GATGTGGGCCTCGCGCTGAGGACGTTGCTGGCCACGGTCGACGAGACCCTGCCGCAACTTCCAGCCAGCACACACAGAGAG atcgAGATGGCGCAAAAGCTTTTGAACTCCGACTTGGCAGAGTTGATTGGGAAAATGAAGTTAGCTCAACAGTACGTGATGACCAG TCTTCAGCAAGACTATAAGAAGCAGATGCTCACCGCCGCTCACGCCCTCGCCGTGGACGCCAAAAATCTGCTGGATGTCATCGACCAATCCCGGCTCAAGATGATGGCCCAGCCCCGCCCGCACTAG
- the LOC133479796 gene encoding focal adhesion kinase 1-like isoform X4 → MENNGCIPLCWSKGVCIYAQHPLPKYDGQLAPVRTSESGMATSSYLEPNLNHSAASGCGVKSRSGVSGGTGVGTSGSAGGLERTPGSLDRVLKIFHYFETNSEPSTWASNIRHGDATDVRGVIQKIAEIHKLRCVTSLGLRLTHLHTDARHWLHPDLGVCHVREKYEKQHPQEEWRYELRMRYFPKGYLSHFSEDKPSLNYLYHQVKSDYMQHIADQVDQEVALKLGCLEIRRFFREMPGNALDKKSNYELLEKDVGLRRFFPKSLLDSLKAKTLRKHIQQTFKQFANLNDEQSIHKFFEIISPIYHFDKECFKCALGSSWVISVELAIGPEEGISYLTDKGSMPTHLANFNQVQSIQYSPLEEKDRKGMLQLNVAGAPEPLTVTTASLTTAENMADLIDGYCRLFSSTSHSFIVRVHKEGDRALPSIPKVSNHERRMEKRMDGVRTRAVCVSGHNSGDETDDYAEIIDEEDTYTMPSTQDYEIQRDCIELGRCIGEGQFGDVHQGVYISPENPALSVAVKTCKNSTSDSVREKFLQEALTMRQFDHPHIVKLMGVITENPVWIIMELCTLGELRSFLQVRKYSLDLATLILYSYQLSTALAYLESKRFVHRDIAARNVLVSTVDCVKLGDFGLSRYMEDSSYYKASKGKLPIKWMAPESINFRRFTTASDVWMFGVCMWEILMFGIKPFQGVKNNDVIGRIENGERLAMPPQCPPTLYSLMTKCWSYDPSKRPRFNELKTQLSTILEEEKAQQKERNRMEMRRQVTVSWDSGGSDEAPPKPSHRPSLQSTFSLDCLSASSPPHHCHQNQHFGSQLSLCLGNPPPSSTCYSSPIPPPMSSLVYSHQCSAFPSEAPLLHSKTCHSCCFSQRHTNPESSFHLRSHAEFSPRPTNSGSLPDGSCAHKTNPATDDHRPCSNQSNANSSHPLIRHLTQLPSLPSPYSQSCIFSDTWAFNLQNAKFKTNSQSETARLPRCLTHLTVHLQPASNLQPQCGRPLPPQLVLPHLDKLIPVPSVCNPYSNTLHPPEQRPGPPLTTHTSCLTSCTLPAHTPLKPSRPGYPSPRSSEGYFPSAQHPGHYQMAGYPGPHTLPSVPSALYPPQAAVLETHHAHTHPRHHVHAHSHVQHLPQPHGQDMAHWGSAMEDRAIDTQLCVGQQCLLMEEQLMIQQQQMEEDQRWLEQEERLLKPENRSSRGSLDRDDGGLQPPTGNQHIYQPVGKAELVAPPKKPPRPGAQSQGCSLAGLNTADSYNDGVKLQPQEISPPPTANLDRSNDKVYENVTGLVKAVIEMSSKIQPAPPEEYVPMVKDVGLALRTLLATVDETLPQLPASTHREIEMAQKLLNSDLAELIGKMKLAQQYVMTSLQQDYKKQMLTAAHALAVDAKNLLDVIDQSRLKMMAQPRPH, encoded by the exons AATATGACGGCCAGTTAGCCCCAGTAAGAACATCTGAGTCAGGCATGGCAACGTCTTCCTACTTGGAGCCGAACCTTAATCACTCCGCAGCAAGTGGGTGTGGAGTGAAATCCCGCTCCGGGGTTTCCGGTGGAACTGGTGTTGGTACCAGCGGCTCTGCTGGCGGTCTTGAGCGGACTCCAGGTTCTCTGGACAGGGTTCTGAAGATCTTCCACTACTTTGAGACAAATAGTGAACCCAGCACCTGGGCGAGTAATATCAGACATGGAGATGCTACGGACGTCAGG GGCGTCATTCAGAAGATAGCCGAAATCCACAAATTGCGCTGTGTCACTTCACTTGGCCTGCGTTTAACCCATCTGCACACAGACGCACGTCATTGGTTACATCCTGACTTGGGAGTCTGTCATGTCAGGGAGAAATATGAGAAACAGCACCCACAAGAGGAGTGGAG GTATGAGCTACGAATGCGCTACTTTCCTAAAGGTTACCTCAGTCATTTCTCAGAAGACAAACCCTCGCTCAACTACCTCTATCACCAG GTAAAGAGTGATTACATGCAACATATCGCCGATCAAGTGGATCAAGAGGTTGCTTTGAAACTAGGCTGTCTCGAAATAAG GCGTTTCTTCAGAGAGATGCCAGGAAATGCGCTTGACAAGAAATCCAACTATGAACTCCTAGA gaAAGATGTTGGTTTGAGAAGGTTCTTCCCCAAAAGCCTGCTGGACTCTCTAAAG GCAAAGACGCTTCGTAAGCATATCCAGCAGACGTTTAAGCAGTTCGCCAACCTCAACGATGAGCAGAGCATCCACAAGTTTTTTGAAATCATCTCTCCCATCTACCACTTCGACAAGGAGTGCTTCAAATGTGCATTAGGG TCCAGCTGGGTCATATCAGTAGAGTTAGCAATCGGACCAGAGGAAGGAATCAGCTACCTCACAGACAAGGGCTCAATG CCCACCCATCTAGCTAACTTCAACCAGGTTCAGTCCATCCAGTATTCACCCTTGGAGGAAAAGGACAGGAAAGGCATGCTGCAGCTCAACGTAGCAGGAGCTCCGGAG CCTCTCACAGTCACGACAGCTTCGCTGACTACAGCGGAAAACATGGCTGACCTGATTGACGGTTACTGTCGACTCTTCTCCTCAACGAGTCACTCCTTCATCGTCAGAGTCCACAAAG AGGGCGATAGAGCGCTACCATCCATCCCAAA GGTATCAAATCACGAGAGGCGGATGGAAAAACGGATGGACGGCGTACGAACCAGAGCGGTTTGTGTGTCAG GGCACAATAGTGGCGATG AAACAGACGACTATGCTGAGATCATAGATGAGGAGGACACCTATACAATGCCTTCAA CACAGGACTATGAAATTCAACGGGATTGCATTGAACTGGGCCGCTGCATAGGTGAGGGTCAGTTTGGGGACgtccatcaaggagtctacatCAGCCCG GAAAACCCGGCATTGTCTGTGGCAGTAAAGACGTGTAAGAATTCAACATCGGACAGCGTCAGGGAGAAATTTCTCCAAGAAGCAT TAACCATGCGTCAGTTCGACCATCCTCACATTGTCAAGCTGATGGGCGTCATTACAGAGAATCCAGTCTGGATCATCATGGAGCTTTGCACACTTGGAGAG TTACGTTCTTTCCTGCAAGTGAGGAAGTACAGTCTAGACCTGGCCACTCTCATCCTGTACTCCTACCAGCTCAGCACGGCATTGGCCTACCTGGAGAGCAAACGCTTTGTGCACAG GGATATCGCAGCACGGAACGTCCTGGTATCAACTGTTGACTGTGTGAAGCTGGGTGACTTTGGTCTGTCAAGGTACATGGAAGACAGTTCTTACTACAAGG CATCGAAGGGTAAGCTTCCCATTAAATGGATGGCTCCTGAGTCTATCAACTTTAGAAGATTTACCACAGCCAGTGATGTCTGGATGTTTG GTGTCTGTATGTGGGAAATTCTGATGTTTGGCATCAAGCCTTTCCAAGGTGTAAAAAACAACGACGTCATTGGGAGGATAGAGAATGGCGAACGACTGGCCATGCCCCCTCAATGCCCTCCTACCCTGTACAGCTTGATGACCAAGTGTTGGTCGTATGATCCTAGCAAGAGGCCGCGCTTCAATGAACTGAAAACCCAGCTCAG TACCATACTAGAGGAGGAGAAGGCCCAACAGAAGGAGAGGAACAGGATGGAGATGAGGAGGCAGGTCACTGTATCTTGGGACTCGGGAGGGTCCGATGAAGCGCCGCCAAAG CCCAGTCATCGTCCTTCCTTGCAGTCCACCTTCAGTTTGGATTGTCTGTCTGCTTCCTCTCCTCCTCACCATTGCCATCAAAACCAGCACTTTGGCTCACAGCTTTCCCTCTGCCTCGGAAACCCTCCTCCTTCATCTACCTGCTACTCCTCTCCCATACCTCCTCCTATGTCATCACTCGTATATTCCCATCAGTGCTCCGCTTTTCCTTCCGAGGCACCTCTTTTACACAGCAAAACCTGTCACAGTTGCTGTTTCTCCCAGCGCCACACAAACCCAGAGTCCAGCTTCCACCTGCGGTCTCATGCTGAATTTAGTCCTCGACCTACAAATTCAGGGAGCCTGCCCGATGGCAGCTGCGCCCATAAAACAAATCCCGCTACTGACGACCACCGGCCCTGTTCGAACCAGTCAAACGCAAACAGCTCTCATCCCTTAATAAGACACTTAACTCAACTCCCTTCGCTTCCCAGCCCTTATTCTCAGAGTTGCATCTTCTCAGATACTTGGGCCTTCAACCTCCAGAACGCCAAATTCAAGACAAATTCTCAAAGTGAAACCGCTCGGTTGCCCCGCTGCCTAACTCATCTTACAGTCCACCTCCAACCTGCATCTAACCTCCAGCCCCAATGTGGGCGGCCGCTGCCACCCCAGCTCGTTCTCCCACACCTTGACAAACTAATCCCAGTGCCCTCTGTTTGCAATCCGTACAGCAATACCCTTCATCCACCCGAGCAAAGGCCAGGCCCTCCTTTAACTACCCACACATCTTGTCTCACCTCCTGCACGCTTCCCGCTCACACACCGTTAAAG CCTAGTAGACCAGGATACCCCAGTCCCCGCTCCAGTGAAGGCTATTTCCCCAGTGCTCAGCACCCTGGCCACTACCAG ATGGCGGGTTACCCCGGCCCTCACACGCTCCCGTCAGTGCCCAGTGCCCTTTACCCGCCGCAGGCCGCCGTGCTGGAGACGCATCACGCGCACACGCACCCGCGCCACCATGTCCACGCACACTCACATGTACAGCACCTCCCTCAGCCTCATGGGCAGGACATGGCACATTGGGGGTCAGCTATGGAG gaCAGGGCAATAGACACGCAGCTGTGTGTAGGCCAGCAGTGCCTGTTAATGGAGGAACAGCTGATGATACAGCAGCAGCAGATGGAGGAGGATCAGAGGTGGCTGGAGCAGGAGGAAAGGCTGCTG AAACCGGAAAACAGAAGTTCCCGAGGTAGTCTGGACCGAGATGACGGAGGACTCCAGCCACCA acGGGAAACCAACACATATACCAGCCCGTTGGCAAAGCAG AGCTTGTGGCCCCCCCAAAGAAACCACCACGACCTGGGGCCCAGAGCCAAGGGTGCAGTCTGGCCGGTCTGAACACTGCAGACAGCTACAATGACGGAGTGAAG CTACAGCCCCAAGAGATCAGCCCCCCTCCCACCGCCAATCTGGACCGCTCCAACGACAAGGTGTACGAGAACGTGACGGGCTTGGTCAAAGCTGTGATCGAGATGTCGAGCAAGATTCAGCCAGCTCCTCCCGAGGAGTACGTTCCCATGGTCAAG GATGTGGGCCTCGCGCTGAGGACGTTGCTGGCCACGGTCGACGAGACCCTGCCGCAACTTCCAGCCAGCACACACAGAGAG atcgAGATGGCGCAAAAGCTTTTGAACTCCGACTTGGCAGAGTTGATTGGGAAAATGAAGTTAGCTCAACAGTACGTGATGACCAG TCTTCAGCAAGACTATAAGAAGCAGATGCTCACCGCCGCTCACGCCCTCGCCGTGGACGCCAAAAATCTGCTGGATGTCATCGACCAATCCCGGCTCAAGATGATGGCCCAGCCCCGCCCGCACTAG
- the LOC133479796 gene encoding focal adhesion kinase 1-like isoform X8, with protein MENNGCIPLCWSKGVCIYAQHPLPKYDGQLAPVRTSESGMATSSYLEPNLNHSAASGCGVKSRSGVSGGTGVGTSGSAGGLERTPGSLDRVLKIFHYFETNSEPSTWASNIRHGDATDVRGVIQKIAEIHKLRCVTSLGLRLTHLHTDARHWLHPDLGVCHVREKYEKQHPQEEWRYELRMRYFPKGYLSHFSEDKPSLNYLYHQVKSDYMQHIADQVDQEVALKLGCLEIRRFFREMPGNALDKKSNYELLEKDVGLRRFFPKSLLDSLKAKTLRKHIQQTFKQFANLNDEQSIHKFFEIISPIYHFDKECFKCALGSSWVISVELAIGPEEGISYLTDKGSMPTHLANFNQVQSIQYSPLEEKDRKGMLQLNVAGAPEPLTVTTASLTTAENMADLIDGYCRLFSSTSHSFIVRVHKEGDRALPSIPKVSNHERRMEKRMDGVRTRAVCVSGHNSGDETDDYAEIIDEEDTYTMPSKYYGLDQAQDYEIQRDCIELGRCIGEGQFGDVHQGVYISPENPALSVAVKTCKNSTSDSVREKFLQEALTMRQFDHPHIVKLMGVITENPVWIIMELCTLGELRSFLQVRKYSLDLATLILYSYQLSTALAYLESKRFVHRDIAARNVLVSTVDCVKLGDFGLSRYMEDSSYYKASKGKLPIKWMAPESINFRRFTTASDVWMFGVCMWEILMFGIKPFQGVKNNDVIGRIENGERLAMPPQCPPTLYSLMTKCWSYDPSKRPRFNELKTQLSTILEEEKAQQKERNRMEMRRQVTVSWDSGGSDEAPPKPSRPGYPSPRSSEGYFPSAQHPGHYQMAGYPGPHTLPSVPSALYPPQAAVLETHHAHTHPRHHVHAHSHVQHLPQPHGQDMAHWGSAMEDRAIDTQLCVGQQCLLMEEQLMIQQQQMEEDQRWLEQEERLLKPENRSSRGSLDRDDGGLQPPTGNQHIYQPVGKAELVAPPKKPPRPGAQSQGCSLAGLNTADSYNDGVKLQPQEISPPPTANLDRSNDKVYENVTGLVKAVIEMSSKIQPAPPEEYVPMVKDVGLALRTLLATVDETLPQLPASTHREIEMAQKLLNSDLAELIGKMKLAQQYVMTSLQQDYKKQMLTAAHALAVDAKNLLDVIDQSRLKMMAQPRPH; from the exons AATATGACGGCCAGTTAGCCCCAGTAAGAACATCTGAGTCAGGCATGGCAACGTCTTCCTACTTGGAGCCGAACCTTAATCACTCCGCAGCAAGTGGGTGTGGAGTGAAATCCCGCTCCGGGGTTTCCGGTGGAACTGGTGTTGGTACCAGCGGCTCTGCTGGCGGTCTTGAGCGGACTCCAGGTTCTCTGGACAGGGTTCTGAAGATCTTCCACTACTTTGAGACAAATAGTGAACCCAGCACCTGGGCGAGTAATATCAGACATGGAGATGCTACGGACGTCAGG GGCGTCATTCAGAAGATAGCCGAAATCCACAAATTGCGCTGTGTCACTTCACTTGGCCTGCGTTTAACCCATCTGCACACAGACGCACGTCATTGGTTACATCCTGACTTGGGAGTCTGTCATGTCAGGGAGAAATATGAGAAACAGCACCCACAAGAGGAGTGGAG GTATGAGCTACGAATGCGCTACTTTCCTAAAGGTTACCTCAGTCATTTCTCAGAAGACAAACCCTCGCTCAACTACCTCTATCACCAG GTAAAGAGTGATTACATGCAACATATCGCCGATCAAGTGGATCAAGAGGTTGCTTTGAAACTAGGCTGTCTCGAAATAAG GCGTTTCTTCAGAGAGATGCCAGGAAATGCGCTTGACAAGAAATCCAACTATGAACTCCTAGA gaAAGATGTTGGTTTGAGAAGGTTCTTCCCCAAAAGCCTGCTGGACTCTCTAAAG GCAAAGACGCTTCGTAAGCATATCCAGCAGACGTTTAAGCAGTTCGCCAACCTCAACGATGAGCAGAGCATCCACAAGTTTTTTGAAATCATCTCTCCCATCTACCACTTCGACAAGGAGTGCTTCAAATGTGCATTAGGG TCCAGCTGGGTCATATCAGTAGAGTTAGCAATCGGACCAGAGGAAGGAATCAGCTACCTCACAGACAAGGGCTCAATG CCCACCCATCTAGCTAACTTCAACCAGGTTCAGTCCATCCAGTATTCACCCTTGGAGGAAAAGGACAGGAAAGGCATGCTGCAGCTCAACGTAGCAGGAGCTCCGGAG CCTCTCACAGTCACGACAGCTTCGCTGACTACAGCGGAAAACATGGCTGACCTGATTGACGGTTACTGTCGACTCTTCTCCTCAACGAGTCACTCCTTCATCGTCAGAGTCCACAAAG AGGGCGATAGAGCGCTACCATCCATCCCAAA GGTATCAAATCACGAGAGGCGGATGGAAAAACGGATGGACGGCGTACGAACCAGAGCGGTTTGTGTGTCAG GGCACAATAGTGGCGATG AAACAGACGACTATGCTGAGATCATAGATGAGGAGGACACCTATACAATGCCTTCAA AATACTATGGACTAGATCAAG CACAGGACTATGAAATTCAACGGGATTGCATTGAACTGGGCCGCTGCATAGGTGAGGGTCAGTTTGGGGACgtccatcaaggagtctacatCAGCCCG GAAAACCCGGCATTGTCTGTGGCAGTAAAGACGTGTAAGAATTCAACATCGGACAGCGTCAGGGAGAAATTTCTCCAAGAAGCAT TAACCATGCGTCAGTTCGACCATCCTCACATTGTCAAGCTGATGGGCGTCATTACAGAGAATCCAGTCTGGATCATCATGGAGCTTTGCACACTTGGAGAG TTACGTTCTTTCCTGCAAGTGAGGAAGTACAGTCTAGACCTGGCCACTCTCATCCTGTACTCCTACCAGCTCAGCACGGCATTGGCCTACCTGGAGAGCAAACGCTTTGTGCACAG GGATATCGCAGCACGGAACGTCCTGGTATCAACTGTTGACTGTGTGAAGCTGGGTGACTTTGGTCTGTCAAGGTACATGGAAGACAGTTCTTACTACAAGG CATCGAAGGGTAAGCTTCCCATTAAATGGATGGCTCCTGAGTCTATCAACTTTAGAAGATTTACCACAGCCAGTGATGTCTGGATGTTTG GTGTCTGTATGTGGGAAATTCTGATGTTTGGCATCAAGCCTTTCCAAGGTGTAAAAAACAACGACGTCATTGGGAGGATAGAGAATGGCGAACGACTGGCCATGCCCCCTCAATGCCCTCCTACCCTGTACAGCTTGATGACCAAGTGTTGGTCGTATGATCCTAGCAAGAGGCCGCGCTTCAATGAACTGAAAACCCAGCTCAG TACCATACTAGAGGAGGAGAAGGCCCAACAGAAGGAGAGGAACAGGATGGAGATGAGGAGGCAGGTCACTGTATCTTGGGACTCGGGAGGGTCCGATGAAGCGCCGCCAAAG CCTAGTAGACCAGGATACCCCAGTCCCCGCTCCAGTGAAGGCTATTTCCCCAGTGCTCAGCACCCTGGCCACTACCAG ATGGCGGGTTACCCCGGCCCTCACACGCTCCCGTCAGTGCCCAGTGCCCTTTACCCGCCGCAGGCCGCCGTGCTGGAGACGCATCACGCGCACACGCACCCGCGCCACCATGTCCACGCACACTCACATGTACAGCACCTCCCTCAGCCTCATGGGCAGGACATGGCACATTGGGGGTCAGCTATGGAG gaCAGGGCAATAGACACGCAGCTGTGTGTAGGCCAGCAGTGCCTGTTAATGGAGGAACAGCTGATGATACAGCAGCAGCAGATGGAGGAGGATCAGAGGTGGCTGGAGCAGGAGGAAAGGCTGCTG AAACCGGAAAACAGAAGTTCCCGAGGTAGTCTGGACCGAGATGACGGAGGACTCCAGCCACCA acGGGAAACCAACACATATACCAGCCCGTTGGCAAAGCAG AGCTTGTGGCCCCCCCAAAGAAACCACCACGACCTGGGGCCCAGAGCCAAGGGTGCAGTCTGGCCGGTCTGAACACTGCAGACAGCTACAATGACGGAGTGAAG CTACAGCCCCAAGAGATCAGCCCCCCTCCCACCGCCAATCTGGACCGCTCCAACGACAAGGTGTACGAGAACGTGACGGGCTTGGTCAAAGCTGTGATCGAGATGTCGAGCAAGATTCAGCCAGCTCCTCCCGAGGAGTACGTTCCCATGGTCAAG GATGTGGGCCTCGCGCTGAGGACGTTGCTGGCCACGGTCGACGAGACCCTGCCGCAACTTCCAGCCAGCACACACAGAGAG atcgAGATGGCGCAAAAGCTTTTGAACTCCGACTTGGCAGAGTTGATTGGGAAAATGAAGTTAGCTCAACAGTACGTGATGACCAG TCTTCAGCAAGACTATAAGAAGCAGATGCTCACCGCCGCTCACGCCCTCGCCGTGGACGCCAAAAATCTGCTGGATGTCATCGACCAATCCCGGCTCAAGATGATGGCCCAGCCCCGCCCGCACTAG